Proteins encoded within one genomic window of Catharus ustulatus isolate bCatUst1 chromosome 10, bCatUst1.pri.v2, whole genome shotgun sequence:
- the DYNLT2B gene encoding dynein light chain Tctex-type protein 2B — protein sequence MGELGPDEGPENTYSLRPGLQQRFKSSTVKECIHTILKEKLTNVQYIPEEIPELTKSLSETIKDRLKEEGFDRYKMVVQVVIGEQRGEGVNMAARCFWDADTDSCAHDVFINDSLFCVVAAFGCFYY from the exons ATGGGCGAGCTGGGCCCGGACGAAGGGCCCGAGAACACGTACAGCCTGCGGCCCGGCCTGCAGCAGCG ATTTAAGTCATCCACAGTAAAAGAATGCATCCATACAATACTGAAGGAGAAGCTGACCAACGTACAGTACATCCCAGAAGAAATTCCTGAGCTTACAAAGTCTTTATCAGAGACAATAAAAGACAGACTGAAAG agGAGGGATTTGACAGGTACAAGATGGTGGTGCAGGTTGTCATTGGAGaacagagaggagaaggagtgAA CATGGCTGCACGATGTTTCTGGGATGCTGACACTGACAGCTGTGCTCACGACGTGTTCATTAAC GACAGCCTGTTTTGTGTGGTGGCTGCATTTGGCTGCTTCTACTATTGA